A single Epinephelus fuscoguttatus linkage group LG13, E.fuscoguttatus.final_Chr_v1 DNA region contains:
- the scel gene encoding sciellin isoform X5 — protein sequence MSGKRFLKDGSWIRKTDDEDEDIDRDPNYAKTVLGGDEVTSTRTSYVQSISKKFGGSQDDLGSSTVPSSRTSYTKSTYSSLKSDSPSSTTTTTVTKDGKTTETTITTSRSSVSKSPTKTFTERVQSSSKGPQYSTYSPTKTSRVTETTVTSSKDAEDKLYDKLLPSSIKGDYTDSTSTVSKTETVVVKSSPDIDADDQLYKTLIPSSTKDEFSSLDSKTTVSSTETVTVRSSINGDTKTTTTTRTSSTAEDDLYDHLLPKSIKSPSTLSPVSSSTSSITKREIITVESSRGGDSPTLSSPSSTRRTTSYSSYTDDLPSTTTHTKSYTISSTPSSYNSYTDDLSTTTTRTKSYTISSTPSDDYSSDRKSYSFSRPDSSYEYSSISSPTSYTSKTYRSSRTLLDKDLCSSCRKPFTGDAKMVLDDMKINCHATCFKCEVCHRTLGDMKAGDSLWIYKHMVHCENCFEGIREKWRR from the exons ATGAGCGGAAAAC gTTTCCTGAAGGACGGGAGCTGGATCAGAAAAACAGATGACGAGGATGAAGACATTGA cCGAGACCCAAACTATGCCAAAACTGTTCTAGGGGGCGATGAGGTTACTTCAACCAGGACATCATATGTGCAGTCGATCAGCAAAAA ATTTGGCGGTAGTCAGGATGACCTGGGGAGCAG CACCGTACCCTCCAGCAGGACATCCTACACCAAAAG CACATACTCAAGCCTCAAGTCAGATTCTCCCAGCAG CACCACAACCACCACGGTCACCAAGGATGGCAAAACCACTGagaccaccatcaccaccagccG ATCCTCTGTGAGTAAAAGTCCTACGAAGACGTTCACTGAGCGGGTCCAGTCTTCAAGCAAAGG GCCGCAATACTCAACCTACTCACCTACCAAAACAAGCAGAGTGACTGAGACAACTGTTACCAGCAGTAAAGA TGCCGAGGACAAGCTTTACGACAAACTCCTCCCCTCGTCTATCAAGGGCGACTACACAGACAG TACATCTACTGTCTCCAAGACTGAGACTGTGGTCGTGAAGAGCAGCCCTGACATTGA tgCGGATGACCAACTTTACAAGACACTCATCCCTTCATCTACCAAGGATGAGTTCTCATCCTTAGACAG CAAAACAACTGTCTCTAGCACTGAAACTGTGACAGTGAGAAGCAGCATTAATGG AGATACTAAAACTACAACCACGACAAGGACGTCCTCTAC GGCTGAGGACGACCTGTATGACCACCTCCTGCCTAAATCCATTAAATCTCCATCTACTCTGAGTCCTGTCAG cagcagcaccagcagcatcACAAAGAGAGAGATCATCACAGTGGAGAGCAGCAGAGG AGGAGACAGCCCCACTCTGTCATCACCATCCTCCACCCGCAGAACCACGAG CTACAGCTCATACACTGATGATCttccctccaccaccacccacACCAAATCCTACACCATCAGCTCCACGCCCAG CAGCTACAACTCATACACGGATGATctttccaccaccaccacccgcACCAAATCCTACACCATCAGCTCCACACCCAG TGACGACTACAGCAGTGACCGTAAAAGCTACTCTTTCTCAAGACCAGACTCCAG TTACGAGTACAGCAGTATCTCCAGTCCAACCTCCTACACCTCAAAGACGTACAGGAGCAGCAG AACGTTGCTTGATAAAGACCTGTGCAGCTCCTGCCGTAAGCCCTTCACCGGTGACGCCAAGATGGTCCTGGACGACATGAAGATCAACTGCCACGCTACCTGCTTTAAA TGTGAGGTGTGTCACAGGACTCTGGGTGATATGAAAGCTGGGGACAGCCTATGGATCTACAAACACATGGTGCACTGTGAGAACTGCTTCGAGGGCATCAGAG AGAAATGGCGACGCTGA
- the scel gene encoding sciellin isoform X4, translating to MSGKRFLKDGSWIRKTDDEDEDIDRDPNYAKTVLGGDEVTSTRTSYVQSISKKFGGSQDDLGSSTVPSSRTSYTKSTYSSLKSDSPSSTTTTTVTKDGKTTETTITTSRPQYSTYSPTKTSRVTETTVTSSKDAEDKLYDKLLPSSIKGDYTDSTSTVSKTETVVVKSSPDIDADDQLYKTLIPSSTKDEFSSLDSKTTVSSTETVTVRSSINGDTKTTTTTRTSSTAEDDLYDHLLPKSIKSPSTLSPVSSSTSSITKREIITVESSRGGDSPTLSSPSSTRRTTSYSSYTDDLPSTTTHTKSYTISSTPSSYNSYTDDLSTTTTRTKSYTISSTPSDDYSSDRKSYSFSRPDSSYEYSSISSPTSYTSKTYRSSSRSDDVMTDPVYSSSTKSVYASSERTLLDKDLCSSCRKPFTGDAKMVLDDMKINCHATCFKCEVCHRTLGDMKAGDSLWIYKHMVHCENCFEGIREKWRR from the exons ATGAGCGGAAAAC gTTTCCTGAAGGACGGGAGCTGGATCAGAAAAACAGATGACGAGGATGAAGACATTGA cCGAGACCCAAACTATGCCAAAACTGTTCTAGGGGGCGATGAGGTTACTTCAACCAGGACATCATATGTGCAGTCGATCAGCAAAAA ATTTGGCGGTAGTCAGGATGACCTGGGGAGCAG CACCGTACCCTCCAGCAGGACATCCTACACCAAAAG CACATACTCAAGCCTCAAGTCAGATTCTCCCAGCAG CACCACAACCACCACGGTCACCAAGGATGGCAAAACCACTGagaccaccatcaccaccagccG GCCGCAATACTCAACCTACTCACCTACCAAAACAAGCAGAGTGACTGAGACAACTGTTACCAGCAGTAAAGA TGCCGAGGACAAGCTTTACGACAAACTCCTCCCCTCGTCTATCAAGGGCGACTACACAGACAG TACATCTACTGTCTCCAAGACTGAGACTGTGGTCGTGAAGAGCAGCCCTGACATTGA tgCGGATGACCAACTTTACAAGACACTCATCCCTTCATCTACCAAGGATGAGTTCTCATCCTTAGACAG CAAAACAACTGTCTCTAGCACTGAAACTGTGACAGTGAGAAGCAGCATTAATGG AGATACTAAAACTACAACCACGACAAGGACGTCCTCTAC GGCTGAGGACGACCTGTATGACCACCTCCTGCCTAAATCCATTAAATCTCCATCTACTCTGAGTCCTGTCAG cagcagcaccagcagcatcACAAAGAGAGAGATCATCACAGTGGAGAGCAGCAGAGG AGGAGACAGCCCCACTCTGTCATCACCATCCTCCACCCGCAGAACCACGAG CTACAGCTCATACACTGATGATCttccctccaccaccacccacACCAAATCCTACACCATCAGCTCCACGCCCAG CAGCTACAACTCATACACGGATGATctttccaccaccaccacccgcACCAAATCCTACACCATCAGCTCCACACCCAG TGACGACTACAGCAGTGACCGTAAAAGCTACTCTTTCTCAAGACCAGACTCCAG TTACGAGTACAGCAGTATCTCCAGTCCAACCTCCTACACCTCAAAGACGTACAGGAGCAGCAG CAGGTCAGATGATGTGATGACTGATCCAGTCTACTCATCCTCCACGAAGAGTGTGTATGCGTCCTCTGAGAG AACGTTGCTTGATAAAGACCTGTGCAGCTCCTGCCGTAAGCCCTTCACCGGTGACGCCAAGATGGTCCTGGACGACATGAAGATCAACTGCCACGCTACCTGCTTTAAA TGTGAGGTGTGTCACAGGACTCTGGGTGATATGAAAGCTGGGGACAGCCTATGGATCTACAAACACATGGTGCACTGTGAGAACTGCTTCGAGGGCATCAGAG AGAAATGGCGACGCTGA
- the scel gene encoding sciellin isoform X2: MSGKRFLKDGSWIRKTDDEDEDIDRDPNYAKTVLGGDEVTSTRTSYVQSISKKFGGSQDDLGSSTVPSSRTSYTKSTYSSLKSDSPSSTTTTTVTKDGKTTETTITTSRSSVSKSPTKTFTERVQSSSKGPQYSTYSPTKTSRVTETTVTSSKDAEDKLYDKLLPSSIKGDYTDSTSTVSKTETVVVKSSPDIDADDQLYKTLIPSSTKDEFSSLDSKTTVSSTETVTVRSSINGDTKTTTTTRTSSTAEDDLYDHLLPKSIKSPSTLSPVSSTSSITKREIITVESSRGGDSPTLSSPSSTRRTTSYSSYTDDLPSTTTHTKSYTISSTPSSYNSYTDDLSTTTTRTKSYTISSTPSDDYSSDRKSYSFSRPDSSYEYSSISSPTSYTSKTYRSSSRSDDVMTDPVYSSSTKSVYASSERTLLDKDLCSSCRKPFTGDAKMVLDDMKINCHATCFKCEVCHRTLGDMKAGDSLWIYKHMVHCENCFEGIREKWRR, encoded by the exons ATGAGCGGAAAAC gTTTCCTGAAGGACGGGAGCTGGATCAGAAAAACAGATGACGAGGATGAAGACATTGA cCGAGACCCAAACTATGCCAAAACTGTTCTAGGGGGCGATGAGGTTACTTCAACCAGGACATCATATGTGCAGTCGATCAGCAAAAA ATTTGGCGGTAGTCAGGATGACCTGGGGAGCAG CACCGTACCCTCCAGCAGGACATCCTACACCAAAAG CACATACTCAAGCCTCAAGTCAGATTCTCCCAGCAG CACCACAACCACCACGGTCACCAAGGATGGCAAAACCACTGagaccaccatcaccaccagccG ATCCTCTGTGAGTAAAAGTCCTACGAAGACGTTCACTGAGCGGGTCCAGTCTTCAAGCAAAGG GCCGCAATACTCAACCTACTCACCTACCAAAACAAGCAGAGTGACTGAGACAACTGTTACCAGCAGTAAAGA TGCCGAGGACAAGCTTTACGACAAACTCCTCCCCTCGTCTATCAAGGGCGACTACACAGACAG TACATCTACTGTCTCCAAGACTGAGACTGTGGTCGTGAAGAGCAGCCCTGACATTGA tgCGGATGACCAACTTTACAAGACACTCATCCCTTCATCTACCAAGGATGAGTTCTCATCCTTAGACAG CAAAACAACTGTCTCTAGCACTGAAACTGTGACAGTGAGAAGCAGCATTAATGG AGATACTAAAACTACAACCACGACAAGGACGTCCTCTAC GGCTGAGGACGACCTGTATGACCACCTCCTGCCTAAATCCATTAAATCTCCATCTACTCTGAGTCCTGTCAG cagcaccagcagcatcACAAAGAGAGAGATCATCACAGTGGAGAGCAGCAGAGG AGGAGACAGCCCCACTCTGTCATCACCATCCTCCACCCGCAGAACCACGAG CTACAGCTCATACACTGATGATCttccctccaccaccacccacACCAAATCCTACACCATCAGCTCCACGCCCAG CAGCTACAACTCATACACGGATGATctttccaccaccaccacccgcACCAAATCCTACACCATCAGCTCCACACCCAG TGACGACTACAGCAGTGACCGTAAAAGCTACTCTTTCTCAAGACCAGACTCCAG TTACGAGTACAGCAGTATCTCCAGTCCAACCTCCTACACCTCAAAGACGTACAGGAGCAGCAG CAGGTCAGATGATGTGATGACTGATCCAGTCTACTCATCCTCCACGAAGAGTGTGTATGCGTCCTCTGAGAG AACGTTGCTTGATAAAGACCTGTGCAGCTCCTGCCGTAAGCCCTTCACCGGTGACGCCAAGATGGTCCTGGACGACATGAAGATCAACTGCCACGCTACCTGCTTTAAA TGTGAGGTGTGTCACAGGACTCTGGGTGATATGAAAGCTGGGGACAGCCTATGGATCTACAAACACATGGTGCACTGTGAGAACTGCTTCGAGGGCATCAGAG AGAAATGGCGACGCTGA
- the scel gene encoding sciellin isoform X6 codes for MSGKRFLKDGSWIRKTDDEDEDIDRDPNYAKTVLGGDEVTSTRTSYVQSISKKFGGSQDDLGSSTVPSSRTSYTKSTYSSLKSDSPSSTTTTTVTKDGKTTETTITTSRSSVSKSPTKTFTERVQSSSKGPQYSTYSPTKTSRVTETTVTSSKDAEDKLYDKLLPSSIKGDYTDSTSTVSKTETVVVKSSPDIDADDQLYKTLIPSSTKDEFSSLDSKTTVSSTETVTVRSSINGDTKTTTTTRTSSTAEDDLYDHLLPKSIKSPSTLSPVSSSTSSITKREIITVESSRGGDSPTLSSPSSTRRTTSYSSYTDDLPSTTTHTKSYTISSTPSDDYSSDRKSYSFSRPDSSYEYSSISSPTSYTSKTYRSSSRSDDVMTDPVYSSSTKSVYASSERTLLDKDLCSSCRKPFTGDAKMVLDDMKINCHATCFKCEVCHRTLGDMKAGDSLWIYKHMVHCENCFEGIREKWRR; via the exons ATGAGCGGAAAAC gTTTCCTGAAGGACGGGAGCTGGATCAGAAAAACAGATGACGAGGATGAAGACATTGA cCGAGACCCAAACTATGCCAAAACTGTTCTAGGGGGCGATGAGGTTACTTCAACCAGGACATCATATGTGCAGTCGATCAGCAAAAA ATTTGGCGGTAGTCAGGATGACCTGGGGAGCAG CACCGTACCCTCCAGCAGGACATCCTACACCAAAAG CACATACTCAAGCCTCAAGTCAGATTCTCCCAGCAG CACCACAACCACCACGGTCACCAAGGATGGCAAAACCACTGagaccaccatcaccaccagccG ATCCTCTGTGAGTAAAAGTCCTACGAAGACGTTCACTGAGCGGGTCCAGTCTTCAAGCAAAGG GCCGCAATACTCAACCTACTCACCTACCAAAACAAGCAGAGTGACTGAGACAACTGTTACCAGCAGTAAAGA TGCCGAGGACAAGCTTTACGACAAACTCCTCCCCTCGTCTATCAAGGGCGACTACACAGACAG TACATCTACTGTCTCCAAGACTGAGACTGTGGTCGTGAAGAGCAGCCCTGACATTGA tgCGGATGACCAACTTTACAAGACACTCATCCCTTCATCTACCAAGGATGAGTTCTCATCCTTAGACAG CAAAACAACTGTCTCTAGCACTGAAACTGTGACAGTGAGAAGCAGCATTAATGG AGATACTAAAACTACAACCACGACAAGGACGTCCTCTAC GGCTGAGGACGACCTGTATGACCACCTCCTGCCTAAATCCATTAAATCTCCATCTACTCTGAGTCCTGTCAG cagcagcaccagcagcatcACAAAGAGAGAGATCATCACAGTGGAGAGCAGCAGAGG AGGAGACAGCCCCACTCTGTCATCACCATCCTCCACCCGCAGAACCACGAG CTACAGCTCATACACTGATGATCttccctccaccaccacccacACCAAATCCTACACCATCAGCTCCACGCCCAG TGACGACTACAGCAGTGACCGTAAAAGCTACTCTTTCTCAAGACCAGACTCCAG TTACGAGTACAGCAGTATCTCCAGTCCAACCTCCTACACCTCAAAGACGTACAGGAGCAGCAG CAGGTCAGATGATGTGATGACTGATCCAGTCTACTCATCCTCCACGAAGAGTGTGTATGCGTCCTCTGAGAG AACGTTGCTTGATAAAGACCTGTGCAGCTCCTGCCGTAAGCCCTTCACCGGTGACGCCAAGATGGTCCTGGACGACATGAAGATCAACTGCCACGCTACCTGCTTTAAA TGTGAGGTGTGTCACAGGACTCTGGGTGATATGAAAGCTGGGGACAGCCTATGGATCTACAAACACATGGTGCACTGTGAGAACTGCTTCGAGGGCATCAGAG AGAAATGGCGACGCTGA
- the scel gene encoding sciellin isoform X7, whose product MSGKRFLKDGSWIRKTDDEDEDIDRDPNYAKTVLGGDEVTSTRTSYVQSISKKFGGSQDDLGSSTVPSSRTSYTKSTYSSLKSDSPSSTTTTTVTKDGKTTETTITTSRSSVSKSPTKTFTERVQSSSKGPQYSTYSPTKTSRVTETTVTSSKDAEDKLYDKLLPSSIKGDYTDSTSTVSKTETVVVKSSPDIDADDQLYKTLIPSSTKDEFSSLDSKTTVSSTETVTVRSSINGDTKTTTTTRTSSTAEDDLYDHLLPKSIKSPSTLSPVSSSTSSITKREIITVESSRGGDSPTLSSPSSTRRTTSYSSYTDDLPSTTTHTKSYTISSTPSDDYSSDRKSYSFSRPDSSYEYSSISSPTSYTSKTYRSSRTLLDKDLCSSCRKPFTGDAKMVLDDMKINCHATCFKCEVCHRTLGDMKAGDSLWIYKHMVHCENCFEGIREKWRR is encoded by the exons ATGAGCGGAAAAC gTTTCCTGAAGGACGGGAGCTGGATCAGAAAAACAGATGACGAGGATGAAGACATTGA cCGAGACCCAAACTATGCCAAAACTGTTCTAGGGGGCGATGAGGTTACTTCAACCAGGACATCATATGTGCAGTCGATCAGCAAAAA ATTTGGCGGTAGTCAGGATGACCTGGGGAGCAG CACCGTACCCTCCAGCAGGACATCCTACACCAAAAG CACATACTCAAGCCTCAAGTCAGATTCTCCCAGCAG CACCACAACCACCACGGTCACCAAGGATGGCAAAACCACTGagaccaccatcaccaccagccG ATCCTCTGTGAGTAAAAGTCCTACGAAGACGTTCACTGAGCGGGTCCAGTCTTCAAGCAAAGG GCCGCAATACTCAACCTACTCACCTACCAAAACAAGCAGAGTGACTGAGACAACTGTTACCAGCAGTAAAGA TGCCGAGGACAAGCTTTACGACAAACTCCTCCCCTCGTCTATCAAGGGCGACTACACAGACAG TACATCTACTGTCTCCAAGACTGAGACTGTGGTCGTGAAGAGCAGCCCTGACATTGA tgCGGATGACCAACTTTACAAGACACTCATCCCTTCATCTACCAAGGATGAGTTCTCATCCTTAGACAG CAAAACAACTGTCTCTAGCACTGAAACTGTGACAGTGAGAAGCAGCATTAATGG AGATACTAAAACTACAACCACGACAAGGACGTCCTCTAC GGCTGAGGACGACCTGTATGACCACCTCCTGCCTAAATCCATTAAATCTCCATCTACTCTGAGTCCTGTCAG cagcagcaccagcagcatcACAAAGAGAGAGATCATCACAGTGGAGAGCAGCAGAGG AGGAGACAGCCCCACTCTGTCATCACCATCCTCCACCCGCAGAACCACGAG CTACAGCTCATACACTGATGATCttccctccaccaccacccacACCAAATCCTACACCATCAGCTCCACGCCCAG TGACGACTACAGCAGTGACCGTAAAAGCTACTCTTTCTCAAGACCAGACTCCAG TTACGAGTACAGCAGTATCTCCAGTCCAACCTCCTACACCTCAAAGACGTACAGGAGCAGCAG AACGTTGCTTGATAAAGACCTGTGCAGCTCCTGCCGTAAGCCCTTCACCGGTGACGCCAAGATGGTCCTGGACGACATGAAGATCAACTGCCACGCTACCTGCTTTAAA TGTGAGGTGTGTCACAGGACTCTGGGTGATATGAAAGCTGGGGACAGCCTATGGATCTACAAACACATGGTGCACTGTGAGAACTGCTTCGAGGGCATCAGAG AGAAATGGCGACGCTGA
- the scel gene encoding sciellin isoform X3, with amino-acid sequence MSGKRFLKDGSWIRKTDDEDEDIDRDPNYAKTVLGGDEVTSTRTSYVQSISKNTVPSSRTSYTKSTYSSLKSDSPSSTTTTTVTKDGKTTETTITTSRSSVSKSPTKTFTERVQSSSKGPQYSTYSPTKTSRVTETTVTSSKDAEDKLYDKLLPSSIKGDYTDSTSTVSKTETVVVKSSPDIDADDQLYKTLIPSSTKDEFSSLDSKTTVSSTETVTVRSSINGDTKTTTTTRTSSTAEDDLYDHLLPKSIKSPSTLSPVSSSTSSITKREIITVESSRGGDSPTLSSPSSTRRTTSYSSYTDDLPSTTTHTKSYTISSTPSSYNSYTDDLSTTTTRTKSYTISSTPSDDYSSDRKSYSFSRPDSSYEYSSISSPTSYTSKTYRSSSRSDDVMTDPVYSSSTKSVYASSERTLLDKDLCSSCRKPFTGDAKMVLDDMKINCHATCFKCEVCHRTLGDMKAGDSLWIYKHMVHCENCFEGIREKWRR; translated from the exons ATGAGCGGAAAAC gTTTCCTGAAGGACGGGAGCTGGATCAGAAAAACAGATGACGAGGATGAAGACATTGA cCGAGACCCAAACTATGCCAAAACTGTTCTAGGGGGCGATGAGGTTACTTCAACCAGGACATCATATGTGCAGTCGATCAGCAAAAA CACCGTACCCTCCAGCAGGACATCCTACACCAAAAG CACATACTCAAGCCTCAAGTCAGATTCTCCCAGCAG CACCACAACCACCACGGTCACCAAGGATGGCAAAACCACTGagaccaccatcaccaccagccG ATCCTCTGTGAGTAAAAGTCCTACGAAGACGTTCACTGAGCGGGTCCAGTCTTCAAGCAAAGG GCCGCAATACTCAACCTACTCACCTACCAAAACAAGCAGAGTGACTGAGACAACTGTTACCAGCAGTAAAGA TGCCGAGGACAAGCTTTACGACAAACTCCTCCCCTCGTCTATCAAGGGCGACTACACAGACAG TACATCTACTGTCTCCAAGACTGAGACTGTGGTCGTGAAGAGCAGCCCTGACATTGA tgCGGATGACCAACTTTACAAGACACTCATCCCTTCATCTACCAAGGATGAGTTCTCATCCTTAGACAG CAAAACAACTGTCTCTAGCACTGAAACTGTGACAGTGAGAAGCAGCATTAATGG AGATACTAAAACTACAACCACGACAAGGACGTCCTCTAC GGCTGAGGACGACCTGTATGACCACCTCCTGCCTAAATCCATTAAATCTCCATCTACTCTGAGTCCTGTCAG cagcagcaccagcagcatcACAAAGAGAGAGATCATCACAGTGGAGAGCAGCAGAGG AGGAGACAGCCCCACTCTGTCATCACCATCCTCCACCCGCAGAACCACGAG CTACAGCTCATACACTGATGATCttccctccaccaccacccacACCAAATCCTACACCATCAGCTCCACGCCCAG CAGCTACAACTCATACACGGATGATctttccaccaccaccacccgcACCAAATCCTACACCATCAGCTCCACACCCAG TGACGACTACAGCAGTGACCGTAAAAGCTACTCTTTCTCAAGACCAGACTCCAG TTACGAGTACAGCAGTATCTCCAGTCCAACCTCCTACACCTCAAAGACGTACAGGAGCAGCAG CAGGTCAGATGATGTGATGACTGATCCAGTCTACTCATCCTCCACGAAGAGTGTGTATGCGTCCTCTGAGAG AACGTTGCTTGATAAAGACCTGTGCAGCTCCTGCCGTAAGCCCTTCACCGGTGACGCCAAGATGGTCCTGGACGACATGAAGATCAACTGCCACGCTACCTGCTTTAAA TGTGAGGTGTGTCACAGGACTCTGGGTGATATGAAAGCTGGGGACAGCCTATGGATCTACAAACACATGGTGCACTGTGAGAACTGCTTCGAGGGCATCAGAG AGAAATGGCGACGCTGA
- the scel gene encoding sciellin isoform X1, whose translation MSGKRFLKDGSWIRKTDDEDEDIDRDPNYAKTVLGGDEVTSTRTSYVQSISKKFGGSQDDLGSSTVPSSRTSYTKSTYSSLKSDSPSSTTTTTVTKDGKTTETTITTSRSSVSKSPTKTFTERVQSSSKGPQYSTYSPTKTSRVTETTVTSSKDAEDKLYDKLLPSSIKGDYTDSTSTVSKTETVVVKSSPDIDADDQLYKTLIPSSTKDEFSSLDSKTTVSSTETVTVRSSINGDTKTTTTTRTSSTAEDDLYDHLLPKSIKSPSTLSPVSSSTSSITKREIITVESSRGGDSPTLSSPSSTRRTTSYSSYTDDLPSTTTHTKSYTISSTPSSYNSYTDDLSTTTTRTKSYTISSTPSDDYSSDRKSYSFSRPDSSYEYSSISSPTSYTSKTYRSSSRSDDVMTDPVYSSSTKSVYASSERTLLDKDLCSSCRKPFTGDAKMVLDDMKINCHATCFKCEVCHRTLGDMKAGDSLWIYKHMVHCENCFEGIREKWRR comes from the exons ATGAGCGGAAAAC gTTTCCTGAAGGACGGGAGCTGGATCAGAAAAACAGATGACGAGGATGAAGACATTGA cCGAGACCCAAACTATGCCAAAACTGTTCTAGGGGGCGATGAGGTTACTTCAACCAGGACATCATATGTGCAGTCGATCAGCAAAAA ATTTGGCGGTAGTCAGGATGACCTGGGGAGCAG CACCGTACCCTCCAGCAGGACATCCTACACCAAAAG CACATACTCAAGCCTCAAGTCAGATTCTCCCAGCAG CACCACAACCACCACGGTCACCAAGGATGGCAAAACCACTGagaccaccatcaccaccagccG ATCCTCTGTGAGTAAAAGTCCTACGAAGACGTTCACTGAGCGGGTCCAGTCTTCAAGCAAAGG GCCGCAATACTCAACCTACTCACCTACCAAAACAAGCAGAGTGACTGAGACAACTGTTACCAGCAGTAAAGA TGCCGAGGACAAGCTTTACGACAAACTCCTCCCCTCGTCTATCAAGGGCGACTACACAGACAG TACATCTACTGTCTCCAAGACTGAGACTGTGGTCGTGAAGAGCAGCCCTGACATTGA tgCGGATGACCAACTTTACAAGACACTCATCCCTTCATCTACCAAGGATGAGTTCTCATCCTTAGACAG CAAAACAACTGTCTCTAGCACTGAAACTGTGACAGTGAGAAGCAGCATTAATGG AGATACTAAAACTACAACCACGACAAGGACGTCCTCTAC GGCTGAGGACGACCTGTATGACCACCTCCTGCCTAAATCCATTAAATCTCCATCTACTCTGAGTCCTGTCAG cagcagcaccagcagcatcACAAAGAGAGAGATCATCACAGTGGAGAGCAGCAGAGG AGGAGACAGCCCCACTCTGTCATCACCATCCTCCACCCGCAGAACCACGAG CTACAGCTCATACACTGATGATCttccctccaccaccacccacACCAAATCCTACACCATCAGCTCCACGCCCAG CAGCTACAACTCATACACGGATGATctttccaccaccaccacccgcACCAAATCCTACACCATCAGCTCCACACCCAG TGACGACTACAGCAGTGACCGTAAAAGCTACTCTTTCTCAAGACCAGACTCCAG TTACGAGTACAGCAGTATCTCCAGTCCAACCTCCTACACCTCAAAGACGTACAGGAGCAGCAG CAGGTCAGATGATGTGATGACTGATCCAGTCTACTCATCCTCCACGAAGAGTGTGTATGCGTCCTCTGAGAG AACGTTGCTTGATAAAGACCTGTGCAGCTCCTGCCGTAAGCCCTTCACCGGTGACGCCAAGATGGTCCTGGACGACATGAAGATCAACTGCCACGCTACCTGCTTTAAA TGTGAGGTGTGTCACAGGACTCTGGGTGATATGAAAGCTGGGGACAGCCTATGGATCTACAAACACATGGTGCACTGTGAGAACTGCTTCGAGGGCATCAGAG AGAAATGGCGACGCTGA